The Desulfovibrio sp. X2 region CACGGCTTCCTCTTCGGTGTCGAACTTGAAGAGCGGGGCGAGGGGGCCGAAGGTCTCTTCGCGGGCGACGCGCATCTCCTTGGTGACGCCGGTGAGGATGGTGGGCTCGAAGTACTGGCCGCCGAGGCTGTGGCGCTTGCCGCCGAGGAGGACCTTGGCGCCCTTGGCGACGGCGTCCTGGATGTGGCTTTCGACCTTTTCCACGGCCTTGCCGTCGATCATGGGGCCGATGAGCACGCCGGGCTCGGTGCCGCGTCCCACGGGCATCTTCGCGACGGCCTCGGCGAGGCGTTTCGCGAACTCGTCGTAGACGCCGGACTGGACGTAGAGGCGGTTGGCGCAGACACAGGTCTGGCCCGCGTTGCGGTACTTGGAGGCGATGGCGCCCACGACGGCGGCGTCGAGGTCGGCGTCGTCGAAGACGATGAAGGGCGCGTTGCCGCCGAGTTCGAGCGAGATGCGCTTGATGGTGGGGGCGCACTGGGCCATGAGGGTGCGGCCGACCTCGGTGGAGCCGGTGAAGGAGAGCTTGCGCACGGTGTCGCTCTTCGTGAGCACGCCGCCCACGACGCCGGACTTGCCGGTGACGACCTGCAGGATGCCTGCGGGCACGCCCGCCTGCACGGCCAGCTCGCCCAGCGCCAGGGCGGTGAAGGGCGTCTGGGAGGCGGGGCGCACGATCATGGCGCAGCCGGTGGCCAGCGCCGGTCCGGCCTTGCGGGTGATCATGGCGGCCGGGAAGTTCCAGGGGGTGATGGCGGCGCACACGCCCACGGGCTGCTTGATGACGATCATGCGCTTGTCCGCGGTGGGCGCGGGGATGACGTCGCCATAGACGCGCTTGGCCTCCTCGGCGAACCACTTGATGAAGGAGGCGGCGTACAGGACCTCGCCCTTGGCCTCGGCCAGGGGCTTGCCCTGCTCGGCGGTCAGGATGGCGGCGATCTCGTCGGCGTGCTGCAGGATGAGGGCGTTCCAGCGCTCGAGCACGGCGGCGCGCTCCGAGGCGGCCTTGGCGGCCCAGACCTTCTGGGCGGAGGCCGCGGCGGCGATGACGTCCTCGATCTCCTTGGCGGAGAGGGAGGGCACGTGGCCGACGAGGCTGCCGTCGGCGGGGTTGTGCACGGCGGACGTGGCGCCGTCGGCGGCCTGGACCCACTTACCGTTCACGAGGCAGGCCTCGCGGAAGAGTTTGCTCTGTGTGGGCTGCGACATGAATGAATCCACCTTCTGCTAGGGGTTGCGGGGCGACGCCGCGGCGGCTTTCGGCGGATGGCCTCGCGGGCGGGATCCGGCCCCCGCCCGCGCGCCGTCGCGTCGCCTTGTTGTGCCTATAAATCGCGCCTTTGCCTAGTCGTAGAACGCCGGAGCCTGCTTCACGGACTTCCAGGCCTCGGGGTCGTGGCCGGTCATGACGGTCACGCCGTGGGCGTCCTGCATGTGGCGCATGCGCTCCACGCTGCGCACGGTCTCGCCCGCGTTCCACATGAGGCCCGGCAGGGCGCCCGCGAGGTTGTCCGTGGTGTAGCAGGAGTCGGCCGCCAGGAAGCGGGGGCCGGAGTTTTCGAGGTTCACGAGCACGGACTG contains the following coding sequences:
- a CDS encoding NAD-dependent succinate-semialdehyde dehydrogenase, translating into MSQPTQSKLFREACLVNGKWVQAADGATSAVHNPADGSLVGHVPSLSAKEIEDVIAAAASAQKVWAAKAASERAAVLERWNALILQHADEIAAILTAEQGKPLAEAKGEVLYAASFIKWFAEEAKRVYGDVIPAPTADKRMIVIKQPVGVCAAITPWNFPAAMITRKAGPALATGCAMIVRPASQTPFTALALGELAVQAGVPAGILQVVTGKSGVVGGVLTKSDTVRKLSFTGSTEVGRTLMAQCAPTIKRISLELGGNAPFIVFDDADLDAAVVGAIASKYRNAGQTCVCANRLYVQSGVYDEFAKRLAEAVAKMPVGRGTEPGVLIGPMIDGKAVEKVESHIQDAVAKGAKVLLGGKRHSLGGQYFEPTILTGVTKEMRVAREETFGPLAPLFKFDTEEEAVAQANDTEYGLAAYFYTESARRAWRVSEALEYGLIGHNTGLISCEVAPFGGMKQSGIGREGSKYGTDEYVEIKYVCSYVG